A genomic stretch from Rubripirellula reticaptiva includes:
- a CDS encoding P-loop NTPase, whose amino-acid sequence MSLSDQAFVKAFARRNRHNDKSSKTVTETKPTPIDEMTLDRRVADTASMWIDSSEGVVARGDSAQAEVPRPHIEPAANTTRPTPVKPATAVKDTPAPTVARKEVTRQDVAAPLPSETDTVDDIARLVASLQQIHTTYGSIDASSTDFSWDETVDLRASESVAPKASQDTSSALAEEAEPSIAPEQTQQADVQPAKRASTPFQAAWEVDVFDVPKTVADLFFNESLFQDLTDRMGEAVKAGLRTMLVTSVNKGEGRSSVAIGMAMAAAASGARVALLDADIDDPTLADDLRLELEHGWLDTLRSGLSVKEVAVYAVEDAVTLIPLIGVNAQRPATANEIAHLVDSLRERFDLVVIDGPAGDSVSLQPFATSIDSAIIVRDSLRTTSDDVESFAGWLTRSGVQGVGMVENFIS is encoded by the coding sequence ATGAGCTTGTCTGACCAGGCTTTCGTCAAAGCATTCGCACGACGCAATCGACACAACGACAAATCGTCGAAAACCGTCACCGAAACCAAGCCGACCCCCATCGATGAGATGACGCTTGACCGACGAGTGGCGGATACGGCATCGATGTGGATCGATTCGTCCGAAGGCGTCGTCGCTCGCGGTGATTCTGCCCAGGCCGAGGTACCTCGTCCGCACATCGAACCCGCTGCCAATACAACACGGCCCACACCGGTAAAGCCGGCAACCGCCGTAAAAGACACTCCGGCACCGACCGTCGCCCGAAAAGAAGTCACCCGCCAAGATGTCGCTGCGCCGCTTCCTAGCGAAACCGACACGGTCGACGACATCGCTCGCCTCGTTGCATCGCTGCAACAAATCCACACAACCTATGGATCAATCGACGCGTCATCAACCGACTTCTCGTGGGATGAAACGGTTGATCTACGAGCTAGCGAGTCTGTCGCTCCGAAAGCTTCTCAAGACACGTCGTCTGCCTTGGCCGAAGAAGCCGAACCATCGATCGCACCGGAGCAAACTCAACAAGCGGATGTGCAACCTGCAAAACGAGCATCAACGCCGTTTCAGGCAGCTTGGGAAGTCGATGTGTTCGACGTTCCCAAAACGGTTGCGGATTTGTTCTTCAACGAGAGCTTATTTCAGGACCTGACCGATCGCATGGGTGAGGCGGTCAAGGCCGGCTTGCGAACGATGCTTGTTACTAGTGTCAACAAAGGCGAAGGACGCAGCAGCGTGGCAATCGGCATGGCAATGGCTGCTGCCGCGTCTGGTGCACGAGTCGCGTTACTAGACGCCGACATCGACGACCCCACACTGGCCGACGACCTGCGACTGGAACTCGAACACGGCTGGCTCGATACGCTGCGAAGCGGCCTGTCGGTCAAGGAAGTTGCCGTCTACGCGGTCGAGGATGCAGTTACCCTGATTCCGTTGATCGGCGTTAACGCACAACGTCCGGCAACCGCCAACGAAATCGCTCACTTGGTCGATTCGCTGCGAGAGCGATTCGATCTGGTCGTCATCGACGGCCCAGCCGGCGATTCAGTGAGCTTGCAGCCGTTTGCGACCTCGATTGACAGTGCCATCATTGTTCGCGATTCGCTTCGCACGACGTCGGATGATGTCGAGAGCTTTGCTGGTTGGCTAACCCGATCGGGCGTTCAAGGCGTCGGCATGGTCGAAAACTTTATCTCCTAG
- a CDS encoding NirA family protein: MSKESFTEEQKQYLSGFTFGADVARAVSGLPVLSGNGGHAKAMLSIGNGKPTVNGQPMPTGPERIALQAQADTEASGRKLCKEEIAKRDKNPLDMWDEIVARSKSNQFPKGTDVFLTKWQGLFYVAPAQDSFMCRMRIPGGLMHAWQFRGLADLSDVSAGGYVDVTTRANLQLREIPADQAANILYGLRELDIITQGSGGDNIRNCTASPLSGIDDSELIETIPFAKRMHHHILNHREMFGLPRKFNIAFDGGGRISALDDTNDIGFHAVQVNFAEASDDLPEGVYFQLTLGGITGHKDFARPTGVLLRPDECVQVAGAIVKVFVKSGDRTDRKKARLKYVLDDWGFDKFIAAVEEEMQTTLRRVDAAKLTHAHVEDRSAHIGFHRQSQAERQYVGVVLPVGRLTSDQTRGLADIAESFGNGEIRLTVWQNLIIPNIRDCDVDKVKTAIEAIGLGYQASSFRAGLVACTGSSGCKFAAADTKSDAMKIAIALENQFQLDQPINIHVTGCHHSCAQHYIGDIGLIGCKVQRGDDMIDGYHIHVGGGWGDRQGIAKLLVEFVPADDVAEVVASIIGSYLDNRSDDESFVAFVNRQDIDDLKTLLAAHA; encoded by the coding sequence ATGTCCAAAGAATCATTTACTGAAGAACAGAAACAATACTTGTCGGGATTCACGTTCGGCGCCGATGTGGCGCGTGCAGTGAGTGGGTTGCCGGTACTTAGCGGCAATGGCGGACACGCCAAAGCAATGCTGTCGATCGGCAACGGAAAACCGACCGTCAATGGTCAACCAATGCCGACCGGTCCTGAACGAATCGCTTTGCAGGCTCAAGCTGACACCGAAGCATCTGGACGAAAACTTTGCAAAGAGGAAATCGCAAAACGCGATAAAAACCCGCTCGACATGTGGGACGAAATCGTGGCGAGGTCCAAGTCGAATCAATTCCCCAAGGGCACAGATGTTTTCTTGACCAAATGGCAAGGGCTGTTCTACGTCGCACCGGCGCAGGATTCGTTCATGTGTCGGATGCGGATCCCCGGCGGATTAATGCATGCGTGGCAGTTTCGCGGACTGGCTGATTTGAGCGACGTTTCGGCTGGCGGATACGTGGACGTGACAACGCGAGCCAATTTGCAATTGCGTGAGATTCCTGCTGATCAAGCCGCCAACATTTTGTATGGTCTTCGCGAACTTGACATCATTACCCAAGGATCGGGAGGCGACAACATTCGCAATTGCACTGCAAGCCCTCTATCGGGAATCGATGACAGCGAGCTGATCGAGACCATTCCGTTTGCCAAGCGGATGCACCACCACATCCTGAACCATCGCGAGATGTTTGGGTTGCCGCGAAAATTCAACATCGCGTTCGATGGCGGTGGCCGCATCAGCGCGTTAGATGATACGAACGACATTGGATTCCACGCGGTGCAAGTGAATTTCGCCGAGGCGTCCGACGATTTGCCCGAAGGCGTTTACTTTCAATTGACACTAGGCGGGATCACCGGACACAAGGATTTCGCTCGTCCAACGGGTGTCCTGTTGCGTCCGGACGAGTGTGTCCAAGTTGCGGGCGCGATCGTGAAAGTATTCGTAAAAAGTGGCGATCGAACAGACCGCAAAAAAGCACGACTGAAGTATGTCTTGGACGACTGGGGTTTCGACAAGTTCATTGCCGCCGTCGAAGAAGAAATGCAAACGACGCTACGCCGAGTCGACGCAGCAAAGCTAACACACGCCCATGTTGAAGACCGATCCGCCCATATTGGGTTTCATCGCCAATCGCAAGCAGAACGCCAATACGTCGGCGTGGTGCTGCCAGTCGGACGCCTGACCAGCGATCAGACGCGAGGGTTGGCGGACATCGCCGAGTCGTTCGGAAACGGAGAAATCCGTTTGACCGTATGGCAAAACTTGATCATTCCGAACATTCGCGACTGTGACGTTGACAAGGTCAAGACAGCCATCGAAGCGATCGGACTTGGTTATCAAGCCAGTTCATTCCGCGCCGGCTTGGTCGCCTGCACTGGCAGTTCTGGATGCAAGTTTGCCGCCGCCGACACAAAATCCGACGCGATGAAAATTGCCATTGCTCTGGAAAATCAATTCCAACTCGATCAACCAATCAACATCCACGTCACCGGCTGCCACCACAGTTGTGCCCAGCACTACATCGGCGACATCGGTTTGATCGGATGCAAAGTCCAGCGCGGTGACGACATGATCGACGGCTACCACATTCATGTTGGCGGTGGTTGGGGCGATCGCCAAGGGATCGCCAAACTGCTGGTTGAATTTGTACCAGCCGATGACGTTGCCGAAGTGGTGGCGTCAATTATCGGCAGCTACCTGGACAACCGATCCGACGATGAAAGTTTCGTTGCATTTGTCAATCGTCAAGACATCGATGACCTGAAGACGCTGTTGGCCGCGCACGCCTAG
- a CDS encoding methyltransferase domain-containing protein, which yields MMDTEQAVRDRYSAAAGEREVELCCPVDYDAKYLKVIPQEVIDRDYGCGDPSKWVRPGETVLDLGSGGGKICFIASQVVGAEGKVLGVDMNDTMLALARSSQSAVAAAIGFDNVHFCKGKIQDLAVDRDAVDAYLVEHPVACEVDLQRLESFIADMRSRKPMVADDSVDVVVSNCVLNLVDPAEKERLFDEIYRVLKPGGRAVISDIVCDQPVPMAMQQDGTLWSGCISGAFEEHEFMDAFVRAGFHGVEMPVLQKEPWQTVQGIEFRSATVIAYKAVQVDYDNAIENDAVIYRGPYQHVIDDHGYCYDRGVRIPASRATVNRMTTEPYAADFIGLVSDRSDDPSADSPSPSTPKRSIKMTVLGDDCCGTDGCC from the coding sequence ATGATGGATACTGAACAAGCCGTTCGCGATCGTTACTCGGCCGCAGCAGGAGAACGTGAAGTCGAACTGTGCTGCCCGGTCGATTACGATGCTAAGTACTTGAAGGTTATCCCTCAGGAAGTGATCGATCGCGACTACGGATGTGGTGATCCGTCGAAGTGGGTGCGCCCGGGAGAAACGGTTTTAGATCTTGGCAGTGGTGGTGGCAAAATATGCTTCATCGCGTCTCAGGTTGTTGGCGCCGAAGGCAAAGTGCTTGGCGTCGACATGAATGATACGATGCTGGCGTTAGCACGATCAAGTCAGTCCGCTGTTGCTGCGGCGATCGGCTTTGACAACGTGCACTTCTGCAAAGGCAAGATACAAGACTTGGCCGTCGACCGTGACGCCGTTGATGCATACTTGGTCGAGCATCCGGTGGCCTGCGAAGTCGATCTGCAACGACTCGAGTCCTTCATCGCCGACATGAGAAGCCGTAAGCCGATGGTCGCTGATGACTCGGTCGATGTCGTGGTCAGCAACTGCGTATTGAACTTGGTTGATCCCGCCGAAAAGGAACGGTTGTTCGATGAAATTTACCGAGTCTTGAAGCCGGGCGGGCGAGCGGTGATTAGTGACATTGTGTGCGACCAACCCGTGCCGATGGCGATGCAACAGGACGGAACTCTTTGGAGCGGTTGCATCTCGGGCGCGTTCGAAGAGCACGAGTTCATGGACGCGTTCGTTCGAGCCGGATTTCACGGCGTCGAGATGCCGGTTCTGCAAAAAGAACCTTGGCAAACGGTCCAGGGAATCGAGTTTCGTTCGGCGACCGTGATTGCCTATAAAGCAGTTCAGGTCGACTATGACAACGCGATCGAAAACGACGCGGTGATTTACCGTGGCCCCTATCAGCACGTAATCGATGACCACGGTTACTGTTACGATCGAGGTGTGCGGATCCCGGCATCGCGGGCGACCGTCAATCGGATGACGACGGAACCTTATGCAGCTGACTTCATCGGGCTGGTTTCAGACCGTTCGGACGACCCGTCCGCAGATTCGCCTTCACCGTCGACACCTAAACGGTCCATCAAGATGACCGTTTTGGGCGATGATTGCTGCGGAACCGATGGCTGTTGCTAG
- a CDS encoding sulfite reductase subunit alpha — MSSFIPATAPFNEEQRAWLNGFFSGLMGVQGGATTSDALQAAGFANDTITGPAAPEEEDFQWHDSALPIVDRMELAAGKPLERKLMAAMAQLDCGSCGYVCQTYAEAIASGDESNLTLCSPGGKDTKQMIKRLLKDEGATESSAAPASTSNGKTNGIGKTNVYSRANPFTAKLIESRPLNKEGSAKDTRHVAIDLAGSGLSYHVGDALGVFPANCDELVASVIDRIGADPNLNVTTGAGLTKTLRVAIGEDYCLKDPTDELLSLIIDRVEDESKRLMLKTMADEGVPEGFDVLDVLEVADCRSLTATEFLETLDPLNPRLYSIASSTKVVGDEVHLTIGKVVYEREGRTRKGVASTMLADRVESGSSVRVFVQPNHGGFTVPADPTKPIIMVGPGTGIAPFVAFLQERAATKAPGKNWLFFGDQHEAYDFLYEDELKANVADGLLTRLDTAFSRDGEAKVYVQDRMRENAAELWQWLNEDASLYVCGDASRMAADVERALIEVAEDQGNLSTADAQAFVRKLAADGRYVRDVY; from the coding sequence ATGAGTAGCTTTATTCCTGCAACGGCACCGTTCAATGAAGAACAGCGTGCATGGCTGAACGGATTTTTCTCGGGACTGATGGGCGTCCAAGGTGGTGCAACGACGAGCGATGCGCTTCAAGCTGCGGGTTTCGCTAACGACACGATTACTGGTCCGGCAGCGCCCGAAGAAGAGGATTTCCAGTGGCACGATTCGGCGTTACCGATTGTTGATCGCATGGAATTGGCTGCCGGAAAACCACTTGAACGAAAACTGATGGCGGCGATGGCGCAGCTTGATTGCGGATCGTGTGGTTACGTGTGCCAAACTTATGCCGAGGCGATCGCGTCAGGCGACGAAAGCAACTTGACGCTTTGCAGTCCGGGCGGCAAAGACACCAAACAAATGATCAAACGACTGCTCAAGGACGAAGGTGCCACCGAATCATCGGCAGCACCAGCGTCCACGAGCAACGGAAAAACAAACGGAATCGGCAAGACCAACGTCTATTCGCGTGCGAACCCGTTCACCGCCAAGCTGATTGAATCTCGGCCGCTCAATAAGGAAGGATCCGCCAAAGACACACGACACGTCGCGATCGACTTGGCAGGTTCGGGGCTGTCTTATCACGTCGGAGACGCTCTTGGTGTCTTCCCAGCGAATTGCGACGAGTTGGTCGCGAGTGTCATCGACCGGATTGGTGCGGACCCCAATTTGAATGTGACCACCGGCGCCGGTTTGACCAAGACACTGCGGGTTGCGATCGGCGAGGACTATTGCCTGAAAGACCCGACCGACGAACTGCTGTCCTTGATCATCGATCGGGTGGAAGATGAATCCAAGCGTTTGATGCTGAAGACGATGGCCGACGAAGGAGTGCCCGAGGGATTTGACGTGCTGGATGTGTTGGAAGTCGCCGATTGCCGATCGCTGACTGCGACAGAGTTTCTAGAAACGCTTGATCCCCTGAATCCTCGTTTGTACTCGATCGCTAGCAGCACCAAAGTTGTCGGAGACGAAGTTCACCTGACAATCGGCAAGGTGGTTTATGAACGCGAAGGACGCACTCGCAAGGGCGTGGCCAGCACGATGCTGGCCGACCGGGTCGAGTCAGGATCGTCCGTTCGCGTCTTCGTTCAGCCCAATCACGGCGGGTTCACCGTCCCGGCAGACCCCACCAAGCCGATCATCATGGTCGGACCAGGAACCGGCATCGCGCCGTTTGTTGCGTTCCTGCAAGAGCGTGCAGCCACAAAGGCGCCCGGTAAGAACTGGCTGTTCTTCGGCGATCAACACGAAGCCTACGACTTTTTGTACGAAGACGAACTGAAAGCAAATGTCGCCGACGGCCTTTTGACTCGGCTAGACACGGCGTTCAGTCGCGATGGCGAAGCCAAGGTCTACGTCCAGGATCGAATGCGAGAAAACGCTGCCGAACTGTGGCAATGGCTCAACGAAGATGCGTCGCTTTACGTTTGTGGCGACGCTTCACGTATGGCCGCCGATGTGGAACGAGCACTCATCGAAGTCGCAGAGGATCAGGGAAACCTAAGCACCGCCGACGCACAAGCTTTTGTGAGAAAGCTTGCCGCCGATGGCCGCTATGTTCGTGACGTCTATTGA
- the arsS gene encoding arsenosugar biosynthesis radical SAM (seleno)protein ArsS (Some members of this family are selenoproteins.): protein MSSLLPIIDAGLPTGIVEPFADRVHRENRSLVRKTISELQINLGKLCNQTCTHCHVEAGPTKKRENMDAKTAARIVELAESCESIRTVDLTGGAPEMNASFRDMVKSFRRRGLRVIDRCNLTILSEPGFDWVADFLAEYDVDVVASLPCYLEDNVDGQRGDGVFARSIDGLRELNRRGYGSGDSRRKLDLVFNPTGPSLPPDQSKLEVDYKRELKSRYGICFDSLLCITNIPIKRYATYLNKRGKLDDYMRLLADNFNPVTADHVMCRSLISIGWQGEVYDCDFNQMLEIPVGGKSRTTVWDIDSFETFASEKIAVADHCYGCTAGAGSSCSGAVI from the coding sequence ATGTCTTCGCTGTTACCGATTATCGATGCTGGATTGCCGACCGGCATTGTGGAGCCGTTTGCCGACCGAGTGCACCGCGAGAACCGGTCGCTGGTGCGGAAGACGATTTCGGAGTTGCAGATCAACCTCGGCAAACTGTGCAACCAAACCTGCACGCACTGTCATGTCGAGGCTGGCCCGACGAAGAAACGCGAGAATATGGATGCGAAGACGGCTGCTCGGATCGTAGAACTTGCCGAGAGTTGTGAGTCGATTCGGACGGTCGATTTGACCGGTGGTGCGCCTGAGATGAACGCCAGCTTTCGTGACATGGTGAAGTCATTTCGTCGCCGAGGCTTGCGAGTGATTGATCGCTGCAACTTGACGATTTTGTCCGAGCCTGGATTCGACTGGGTGGCCGATTTTCTGGCGGAATACGATGTCGATGTCGTCGCGTCGTTGCCGTGTTACTTGGAAGACAACGTCGACGGCCAGCGTGGCGACGGCGTTTTTGCTCGCAGCATTGACGGGCTTCGGGAATTGAATCGGCGAGGTTACGGCAGTGGAGACTCTCGCCGGAAGCTCGACTTGGTTTTCAACCCCACCGGGCCTTCTTTGCCACCCGATCAATCAAAGCTTGAAGTCGACTATAAACGTGAATTGAAATCTCGTTACGGGATTTGTTTTGATAGTTTGTTGTGCATCACCAACATTCCCATCAAACGCTATGCGACGTACTTAAATAAACGCGGCAAATTAGATGACTACATGCGTTTGTTGGCTGACAACTTCAATCCGGTGACTGCGGATCATGTGATGTGTCGTTCGCTGATCTCGATCGGATGGCAAGGTGAAGTTTACGACTGTGACTTCAACCAGATGCTCGAGATACCCGTCGGTGGCAAGTCGCGAACCACCGTTTGGGATATCGATTCGTTCGAAACGTTTGCGAGCGAAAAAATCGCCGTTGCGGATCACTGTTACGGTTGCACCGCAGGTGCGGGCAGCAGTTGCAGTGGTGCGGTCATTTGA
- the metH gene encoding methionine synthase — protein sequence MPQADTTATQLHELIRERILLLDGAMGTMIQRLGLDEAGVRGERFADHHKDLKNFSDILCLTHADKITDIHDAYYAAGSDIVETNSFGASPVGMLEFDLPIEMVDEINHAAVQCARIAADKWTEKTPDKPRFVAGSIGPTTRQLAISTTEDPAHRGTTFMEMVDSYRAQVKSLCEAGVDILLPETAIDTLNLKACLFAISDYFDAGGRRVPVMASGTFADGGRTFVSAQSVEAFWTAINHFPLLSVGMNCALGPDVMRPHIEELSKVAGIPISCHPNAGLPNEMGQFDLGPAAMAAKVGEYADNGWINVLGGCCGTTPDHIAAMADRIRQVKPKKIKSLPSLTRLSGTLPMVMRPEIPFTMVGERTNVTGSRKFANLIRNEKFEEAVDVAREQVQNGATIIDINFDDALLDGAEAMTRFLRLISGDEVAASVPVMIDSSKWEVLEAGLRNVQGKAIVNSISLKDGEAEFLRRARLVRQYGAAAVVMAFDEEGQAADEDSKVRICKRAYDLLVGEVNFPPEDIIFDPNILTVATGMEEHNNYAIDFVNAVARIKKECPGVKTSGGVSNISFSFRGNDGVREAIHSAFLYRAIKAGLDMGIVNAGQLEVYEEIPKDLLEHVEDVLWNRRPDSTDRMLDFAENFKGSGKKKSAEDLSWRENSVAERMTHALIKGIDKYIVEDAEEARQHYDKCLQVIEGPLMDGMSVVGDLFGQGKMFLPQVVKSARVMKKAVAYLEPFMEEEKRAAGIEHDDARGKFLIATVKGDVHDIGKNIVGVVLQCNNYQVIDLGVMVSAEKILEEAVKQNVDMIGLSGLITPSLDEMVHVAREMKRAGMTMPLLVGGATTSAKHTAVRIAPAYDGPVLHVLDASRSVGVVEKMLNDETRDAFVKANVAEQEKLVASYRDRQQKLVPYAEALEKRFATDWKTVAIDKPSFTGTRVLDEISLAEIRPFIDWSPYFMTWELKGKYPKIFQDEVVGEIAKEVYEKANTMLDRIIAEDLLKAKAVYAFWPAASDGDDIIVYTDETRATEAKRFHCLRQQWERKGTTDYRSLADYIAPVGSGREDYLGGFVVTAGIGAEALAKKFKDELDDESSIIVQAVADRLAEALAEMLHQRARKDWGFGQSENLSTEDMISEKYRGIRPAAGYPACPDHTEKKTLFELLDATANTSVELTSSYAMYPGASVSGLYFGHPESRYFAVDRVTKDQIESYAKRKGEPIREVERWLSPNLAYDPE from the coding sequence ATGCCGCAAGCCGACACGACCGCCACTCAACTGCACGAACTGATCCGCGAGCGAATTCTGCTGCTCGACGGAGCGATGGGGACAATGATTCAGCGTCTGGGGCTTGATGAAGCGGGTGTCCGAGGCGAGCGGTTCGCGGATCACCACAAGGATCTGAAGAACTTTTCAGACATTCTTTGTTTGACCCACGCTGACAAAATCACCGATATCCACGACGCCTACTACGCGGCCGGATCCGATATCGTCGAAACCAACTCGTTCGGTGCCAGCCCGGTCGGCATGCTCGAATTCGACCTACCCATCGAAATGGTCGACGAGATCAACCATGCCGCCGTCCAGTGTGCCCGGATTGCTGCGGACAAATGGACCGAAAAGACTCCCGACAAACCTCGTTTCGTTGCCGGATCGATCGGCCCGACCACCCGCCAACTGGCGATCAGCACGACGGAAGACCCCGCGCACCGCGGGACCACTTTCATGGAGATGGTCGACAGCTATCGGGCTCAGGTCAAATCGTTGTGTGAAGCTGGCGTCGATATCCTACTGCCGGAAACCGCGATTGACACGTTGAACCTGAAAGCATGTCTGTTCGCGATTTCAGATTACTTTGACGCCGGCGGACGCCGTGTGCCGGTGATGGCATCCGGCACGTTCGCCGACGGTGGTCGGACGTTCGTCAGCGCACAATCTGTCGAAGCATTTTGGACCGCGATCAATCACTTTCCGCTTTTGTCGGTCGGGATGAACTGCGCGCTCGGCCCGGACGTGATGCGTCCTCATATCGAAGAACTGTCCAAGGTCGCTGGAATTCCGATCAGTTGCCACCCCAATGCGGGGTTGCCCAACGAAATGGGTCAGTTTGATCTCGGTCCCGCCGCGATGGCGGCCAAGGTGGGTGAGTACGCGGACAATGGCTGGATCAACGTTCTTGGCGGTTGCTGTGGTACGACGCCCGATCACATTGCCGCGATGGCCGACCGCATTCGCCAAGTCAAACCCAAGAAGATCAAGTCGCTACCCTCGCTGACGCGATTGTCGGGAACGCTTCCCATGGTGATGCGGCCCGAAATTCCGTTCACGATGGTCGGCGAGCGAACCAACGTGACCGGCAGTCGCAAGTTTGCCAATTTGATTCGAAACGAAAAGTTCGAAGAAGCCGTTGATGTTGCCCGCGAGCAAGTTCAAAACGGTGCCACGATTATCGATATCAACTTTGATGACGCGCTGCTTGATGGCGCCGAAGCAATGACGCGTTTCTTGCGATTGATTTCGGGCGATGAAGTCGCTGCATCGGTTCCTGTGATGATCGACAGCAGCAAGTGGGAAGTACTCGAAGCCGGTCTGCGAAACGTTCAAGGCAAAGCGATCGTCAATTCGATCTCGCTAAAAGACGGCGAAGCCGAATTCTTGCGTCGCGCTCGTTTGGTTCGCCAATACGGCGCGGCAGCGGTCGTAATGGCTTTTGACGAAGAAGGCCAAGCTGCTGACGAAGACAGTAAAGTTCGAATCTGCAAACGTGCGTATGACCTGCTGGTAGGCGAAGTCAACTTCCCACCCGAAGATATCATTTTCGATCCGAATATTTTGACGGTCGCAACCGGGATGGAGGAGCACAATAACTATGCCATCGACTTTGTGAATGCCGTCGCACGGATCAAGAAAGAATGCCCCGGTGTCAAGACAAGCGGCGGTGTCAGCAACATCAGTTTCAGTTTCCGAGGCAACGATGGCGTTCGCGAAGCCATCCACAGTGCGTTTCTGTACCGAGCCATCAAAGCCGGGCTGGACATGGGAATCGTCAATGCCGGTCAGCTCGAAGTTTACGAAGAAATTCCTAAGGATCTGCTTGAGCATGTCGAAGACGTACTTTGGAATCGCCGACCCGATTCAACTGACCGGATGCTCGATTTTGCCGAGAATTTCAAAGGCTCGGGCAAAAAGAAGTCTGCCGAAGACTTGTCGTGGCGAGAAAACTCCGTTGCCGAGCGGATGACTCACGCGTTAATAAAAGGTATCGACAAGTACATCGTCGAAGACGCCGAAGAAGCTCGCCAGCACTATGACAAGTGCTTGCAAGTCATCGAAGGTCCGTTGATGGATGGTATGAGCGTTGTCGGTGACTTGTTCGGCCAGGGCAAAATGTTCTTGCCGCAAGTCGTCAAGAGCGCACGGGTGATGAAAAAGGCAGTTGCCTATCTTGAACCGTTCATGGAAGAAGAAAAACGCGCCGCCGGGATCGAGCACGACGACGCACGTGGCAAGTTTTTGATCGCAACGGTCAAGGGTGACGTTCACGACATCGGCAAGAACATTGTCGGCGTCGTGCTGCAGTGCAACAACTACCAAGTCATCGATTTGGGCGTGATGGTGTCGGCCGAGAAAATCCTTGAAGAGGCTGTTAAACAGAACGTTGACATGATTGGTTTGAGCGGTCTGATCACGCCTAGCCTCGACGAGATGGTTCACGTCGCACGCGAAATGAAACGCGCCGGAATGACGATGCCGTTGTTGGTCGGTGGTGCAACTACCAGCGCGAAACATACCGCCGTTCGGATCGCACCGGCCTATGACGGCCCAGTGCTGCATGTCTTGGATGCCAGCCGAAGCGTTGGTGTCGTTGAAAAAATGTTGAACGATGAAACTCGTGATGCGTTTGTCAAAGCAAATGTTGCCGAGCAAGAAAAGCTGGTCGCAAGCTATCGCGATCGACAACAGAAACTGGTCCCCTACGCCGAGGCACTTGAAAAACGATTTGCGACAGATTGGAAAACTGTTGCCATCGACAAGCCATCGTTCACTGGGACTCGCGTTTTGGATGAAATCTCGCTGGCCGAGATTCGACCGTTCATCGATTGGTCACCCTACTTCATGACTTGGGAATTGAAGGGCAAGTACCCCAAGATTTTTCAAGATGAAGTGGTGGGAGAAATCGCCAAGGAAGTCTACGAAAAAGCCAACACGATGCTTGATCGGATCATTGCGGAAGATCTGTTGAAAGCGAAGGCGGTTTATGCCTTTTGGCCAGCCGCATCCGATGGCGATGACATCATCGTCTATACCGACGAGACACGCGCAACCGAAGCCAAACGGTTCCATTGTTTGCGTCAACAATGGGAACGCAAAGGTACAACGGATTATCGATCGCTTGCCGACTATATCGCGCCGGTCGGTAGCGGACGCGAGGACTACCTGGGCGGATTTGTCGTCACCGCTGGCATTGGCGCCGAAGCGTTAGCAAAGAAGTTCAAAGACGAACTGGATGACGAATCCTCGATCATCGTCCAAGCAGTCGCAGACCGACTGGCGGAAGCTCTGGCTGAAATGTTGCACCAGCGAGCCCGCAAAGATTGGGGTTTTGGTCAAAGCGAAAACCTGTCTACGGAAGATATGATCAGCGAAAAGTATCGTGGCATTCGGCCGGCCGCCGGCTACCCTGCATGTCCTGATCACACCGAAAAGAAGACGTTGTTCGAATTGCTTGATGCAACGGCCAACACATCGGTCGAGCTAACATCTAGCTATGCGATGTATCCAGGGGCTTCGGTTAGTGGTCTGTACTTCGGTCATCCCGAATCACGTTACTTCGCGGTCGATCGCGTCACCAAGGACCAGATCGAATCGTACGCCAAACGGAAAGGCGAACCGATCCGAGAAGTCGAACGCTGGCTATCGCCCAACCTGGCCTACGATCCCGAGTAG